The Thermoplasmata archaeon genomic sequence TGTTCTGCGCAGTGCGCGTCATGCCGGGCGGACCACTCGGACGGTGGTCTTCCACCGGGGGTCTCGGTGATCCTTCCTTTGGTTGCCGTGTCTATGGATGTATCGGAGGGAGATGAATGAAGGTGAAATCCGGACGAAGCGGCCCTCCATTTGACCATAGCGCGTGCCCGGCAGTTCTCTAACGGAAGCGCGATGCGGTGGGCAACCACCGCGGCGAAACCGCTGCCGGGTGACCACCTAGGCAAAGGGTAATCTCCTCCCACGTCAATGGAAGTTCCGAGGATCGCGATGGGTGGCCCCGCGGATCTCCGCATGCATTCCGACGCGCCCGTGCGCTTGTTCACGGTGAGGGAGGCGAACGACCTCATCCCGCGACTCGAACATCTGTTCCGGCAGATCGACCCGATGCTTGCGCGGCTGCGCGAGCTGCGGGACCTGATCGACGACGCGGAGGCGTACTGGGGCGAAGGCCTCGTTACCGCGCCGGCGAAGGACCGCGAGGCATACGCCGATGCCCTTTCCGAGCACGCGGACCTCGAGCGTTCCGTCCAAGGGACGGTAGACGAGATCCGCGCCCTCGGTTGCGAGCCGAAGGACGTGGCCCGCGGCCTCGTCGACTTCGCCGCGCGCGTCGGGAACGAGGTCGCCTATCTCTGCTGGCAGCGCGGCGAGGACCGCCTCGGGTGGTGGCACACGCTGGAGGCCGGCTTCGCGGGCCGGAAGGCCCTCACGCCCGAACCGGAACCGGAACGTTAATAGCGGACCGGTCCCGTAGGAAACGGCGAGGCACGCACATGGCGACGAAGGACGATGTGATCAGCGTGCTCCGGAAGTGTTACGACCCGGAGATTCCGATCAACATCTACGACCTCGGCCTCGTCTATAACATCGACCTGAACCCGGCCGACGGCAAGGTCGGCGTGAAAATGACCCTCACCGCGCCGGGATGCCCGGCGTCCGCATACATCCATCAGGACGTCAAGCGGAAACTCGAGCAATTGCCGGGGGTCAAAGAGGCGAAGGTCGACATCGTCTGGGATCCGCCGTGGACGCCTGAGATGATGTCCGAGACGGCGAAGAAGCAGTTCGGTTGGGGCATCTGATCCGCCCCGAATCGAGGCCGGTATCGGGCCCCAATCTTGATATTCCCTCGCCTGTATCTGCGGGTGCAAGTTTCCGGGGGTGGAAGTCACCTTGACCTCGACGGGCGGGAAGGCGTCGGAGGCCCTGGCGCGGGCGATCGGCGCGCTCGTCGAGGGCGTCACGTTCTACGACCTCGCGAACGCCGCGGTCGCGGAGGTGCGGGTGAAAGTCGCCTTCGAGGACCTCGGCCGACGGAAGAAGGCGCAGCTCGCACGGCTCGAGTCCGTGACCGGCCGGTCCGCGAAAGACGCCGCGATCCTCCCGGGGATTTATCCCATGGACGTCGTCTCGAAGGTCACGTGCTACGTCTGCGGCTACGTCGCGGAAACGAAGGCGATGCCGAACCAGTGCCCGAACTGCGGCGCGGCCCGGTACGCATTCGAGAAGGAGATCACACTGTCGAAGGCGTGGGAGATCGCCGCGGATGCGGGCCGGAAGTCCGCGGCCGTGTTCCGGGAGGAGGCCGCACGCACCGACCGACCGACCCGGGCTGTCTTGGAGGAACTCGCGGACGACGAAGACCGGGAGGCCGCTGAGGCGGCGCGACAGCTCGAGGAGCTCCGCACCTGAGACGGTGGGTGGAATCGCATGCCCCGCCTCGCGAAGATGCCTCCCATTCAGGAAGACGTCCACGCGTGCACGATGTGCGGCTACTGCGTCCCCGTGTGCCCGGCGTACCAGGAGGCGGGCTGGGAGGGCGCATCCCCCCGGGGCCGGATCTTCGCGCTGCGGCAATACGAGATGCGCGGGCCGCTGGACCGCCTGCTCGGCCGTCACGTGAAGCCGGGCGAAGACTTCGCGCGAAACGCGTGGGAGT encodes the following:
- a CDS encoding DUF2203 domain-containing protein, translating into MGGPADLRMHSDAPVRLFTVREANDLIPRLEHLFRQIDPMLARLRELRDLIDDAEAYWGEGLVTAPAKDREAYADALSEHADLERSVQGTVDEIRALGCEPKDVARGLVDFAARVGNEVAYLCWQRGEDRLGWWHTLEAGFAGRKALTPEPEPER
- a CDS encoding metal-sulfur cluster assembly factor; translation: MATKDDVISVLRKCYDPEIPINIYDLGLVYNIDLNPADGKVGVKMTLTAPGCPASAYIHQDVKRKLEQLPGVKEAKVDIVWDPPWTPEMMSETAKKQFGWGI